The following coding sequences lie in one Oncorhynchus masou masou isolate Uvic2021 chromosome 20, UVic_Omas_1.1, whole genome shotgun sequence genomic window:
- the LOC135506753 gene encoding serine/arginine repetitive matrix protein 1-like isoform X1 encodes MAETVLSLFDYREPPTLDSDGEGTKPAPTPRGRGCGRKRKGTPVKVCDRVFVTEDEEDSSEHSYCPGDGKEAAENKRPTLDGPCYINDPAQICSGSLELGEEGSSGGRGAAVMYPPPPNCRIREVHCGSQVRLVVIAIRDITKGEEITVDYSLTEWGDNTMGFRGTVSPGRYECLSDPENNSIKKEEESVPPSLSAQDYLTPSWPLSPSSSPLSHSNASDSDPQNEGGEDGSQRRTPRRRKRRRTTTPSKKRTTTHRTSPGRPPLSTSYRPLTFSPPPPSSSSTSSRPSLFKSPAPLGPNTTANISINIARGVGMGVTPQKLSCAYCGRHFRSLGRHLDKHHPNQPEIRAALIERFMPHLAAAHAAHHAQSEQQPRSSSAASGAEQNSHKPPQGGAAAAALSLSPQRPSATTAQSPSSAVGRNSSPLVLTPPRGRSAVAVSVLKRSPPPVAVTPPRKAGLRKVKKEKEEEEEENDLVEVAVARPKEEAEAACPHVFQQTPKEVERLPKEDENEGEEEESGMMEDDSGAEEKEKELLSSGRLHMLPLLSSLSSLVLYLRRLQHSAFLSLSRQLQSAEAWRLLCHSSLALLILYNRRRECEVSKLVIAEYRARVTPQCPVPVPPGAPPALTPLEASLSPFERLVLPHLPRVGVQGKRGRVQPLILPPHCEPCLELLLQTRQDVGVDPQNPYVFARPYHSPATPLRAPTSSGVWPAPAAPGTPAPSPRRASGARSPS; translated from the exons ACGCGGTTGTGGGAGGAAAAGGAAGGGAACGCCGGTGAAAGTGTGCGACCGAGTCTTTGTCacagaggatgaggaggacagcTCCGAACACAGCTACTGTccag GTGATGGTAAGGAGGCTGCAGAGAACAAACGACCAACACTGGATGGACCATGTTACATCAATGACCCTGCTCAGATCTG CAGTGGGTCTTTAGAGCTGGGTGAGGAGGGATCCAGCGGGGGCAGGGGGGCGGCGGTGATGTACCCCCCTCCTCCAAACTGCCGCATCCGCGAGGTACACTGTGGGAGCCAGGTGCGTCTGGTCGTCATAGCGATCCGAGACATCACCAAAGGAGAGGAGATCACCGTTGACTACAGCCTGACCGAGTGGGGAGACAACACTATG GGTTTCCGCGGTACGGTGTCTCCAGGGAGATATGAGTGTCTCTCCGACCCCGAGAACAACAGTATCAAAAAG GAGGAAGAGTCcgtgcccccctctctctcagcccaggACTACCTCACCCCTTCCTGGcccctttccccctcttcctcccccctctcccactccaaTGCCAGCGACTCGGATCCCCAGAATGAGGGGGGCGAGGACGGGAGTCAGAGACGCACACCTCGCCGCCGCAAACGCCGCCGGACCACCACCCCCTCCAAAAAGAGGACCACCACTCACCGGACGTCCCCGGGCCGCCCCCCCCTCTCCACTTCATACcgccccctcaccttctccccccctcctccctcctcctcctccacctcttctcgtCCTTCTCTGTTCAAATCCCCTGCTCCATTGGGGCCCAACACGACGGCGAACATCAGTATTAACATCGCCAGGGGGGTTGGCATGGGCGTGACCCCCCAGAAGCTGAGCTGCGCTTACTGCGGGCGCCACTTCCGCTCACTGGGGCGCCACCTGGACAAGCACCACCCCAACCAGCCCGAGATCCGCGCCGCGCTTATCGAGCGATTTATGCCCCACCTGGCGGCCGCACACGCCGCACACCACGCTCAGTCCGAGCAGCAACCTCGGTCATCATCGGCGGCGTCAGGAGCGGAGCAAAATTCCCACAAGCCACCACAGGGGGGCGCCGCAGCCGCCgcgctctccctgtctcctcaaCGTCCCTCCGCCACCACCGCCCAGTCCCCTTCCTCTGCCGTCGGGAGAAACTCCTCCCCCCTGGTGTTGACTCCGCCCCGAGGACGCAGTGCCGTGGCTGTGTCCGTTCTGAAGAGAAGCCCGCCTCCGGTGGCTGTGACCCCGCCCAGAAAGGCGGGACTGCGCAAAGTGAAGAaggaaaaagaggaggaggaagaggagaacgaCCTGGTGGAAGTGGCAGTGGCGAGGCCCAAAGAAGAGGCAGAGGCGGCTTGTCCCCACGTCTTTCAGCAGACGCCCAAAGAGGTGGAGCGGCTGCCTAAAGAGGATgaaaatgaaggagaggaggaggagagcggaatGATGGAAGACGACAGTGGAGCCGAGGAAAAGGAGAAGGAGTTGTTGAG ttcGGGCCGTCTCCACAtgctgcccctcctctcctccctgtcttcccTGGTTCTCTACCTCCGCAGGCTCCAGcactctgccttcctctccctATCCCGCCAGCTCCAATCCGCCGAGGCCTGGCGCCTCCTGTGCCACTCCTCCCTCGCCCTGCTCATCCTCTACAACCGTCGCCGCGAGTGCGAGGTCTCCAAACTGGTCATAGCCGAATACCGCGCCCGTGTCACCCCCCAGTGCCCCGTGCCGGTGCCCCCCGGTGCCCCGCCCGCCCTCACACCCCTGGAGGCATCGCTTTCGCCCTTTGAGCGTCTCGTGCTTCCGCATTTGCCTCGAGTAGGTGTCCAGGGCAAACGAGGAAGAGTCCAGCCTCTTATCCTGCCACCGCACTGCGAGCCGTGTCTGGAACTCCTCCTCCAGACCAGGCAAGATGTCGGCGTCGATCCCCAGAACCCGTACGTATTCGCCCGGCCGTACCACTCTCCAGCCACCCCCCTCCGGGCACCGACCTCCTCCGGAGTCTGGCCCGCTCCAGCGGCACCCGGAACCCCCGCGCCCTCACCCAGACGCGCGTCCGGCGCCAGGTCGCCATCTTGA
- the LOC135506753 gene encoding serine/arginine repetitive matrix protein 1-like isoform X2, with the protein MAETVLSLFDYREPPTLDSDGEGTKPAPTPRGRGCGRKRKGTPVKVCDRVFVTEDEEDSSEHSYCPGDGKEAAENKRPTLDGPCYINDPAQICGSLELGEEGSSGGRGAAVMYPPPPNCRIREVHCGSQVRLVVIAIRDITKGEEITVDYSLTEWGDNTMGFRGTVSPGRYECLSDPENNSIKKEEESVPPSLSAQDYLTPSWPLSPSSSPLSHSNASDSDPQNEGGEDGSQRRTPRRRKRRRTTTPSKKRTTTHRTSPGRPPLSTSYRPLTFSPPPPSSSSTSSRPSLFKSPAPLGPNTTANISINIARGVGMGVTPQKLSCAYCGRHFRSLGRHLDKHHPNQPEIRAALIERFMPHLAAAHAAHHAQSEQQPRSSSAASGAEQNSHKPPQGGAAAAALSLSPQRPSATTAQSPSSAVGRNSSPLVLTPPRGRSAVAVSVLKRSPPPVAVTPPRKAGLRKVKKEKEEEEEENDLVEVAVARPKEEAEAACPHVFQQTPKEVERLPKEDENEGEEEESGMMEDDSGAEEKEKELLSSGRLHMLPLLSSLSSLVLYLRRLQHSAFLSLSRQLQSAEAWRLLCHSSLALLILYNRRRECEVSKLVIAEYRARVTPQCPVPVPPGAPPALTPLEASLSPFERLVLPHLPRVGVQGKRGRVQPLILPPHCEPCLELLLQTRQDVGVDPQNPYVFARPYHSPATPLRAPTSSGVWPAPAAPGTPAPSPRRASGARSPS; encoded by the exons ACGCGGTTGTGGGAGGAAAAGGAAGGGAACGCCGGTGAAAGTGTGCGACCGAGTCTTTGTCacagaggatgaggaggacagcTCCGAACACAGCTACTGTccag GTGATGGTAAGGAGGCTGCAGAGAACAAACGACCAACACTGGATGGACCATGTTACATCAATGACCCTGCTCAGATCTG TGGGTCTTTAGAGCTGGGTGAGGAGGGATCCAGCGGGGGCAGGGGGGCGGCGGTGATGTACCCCCCTCCTCCAAACTGCCGCATCCGCGAGGTACACTGTGGGAGCCAGGTGCGTCTGGTCGTCATAGCGATCCGAGACATCACCAAAGGAGAGGAGATCACCGTTGACTACAGCCTGACCGAGTGGGGAGACAACACTATG GGTTTCCGCGGTACGGTGTCTCCAGGGAGATATGAGTGTCTCTCCGACCCCGAGAACAACAGTATCAAAAAG GAGGAAGAGTCcgtgcccccctctctctcagcccaggACTACCTCACCCCTTCCTGGcccctttccccctcttcctcccccctctcccactccaaTGCCAGCGACTCGGATCCCCAGAATGAGGGGGGCGAGGACGGGAGTCAGAGACGCACACCTCGCCGCCGCAAACGCCGCCGGACCACCACCCCCTCCAAAAAGAGGACCACCACTCACCGGACGTCCCCGGGCCGCCCCCCCCTCTCCACTTCATACcgccccctcaccttctccccccctcctccctcctcctcctccacctcttctcgtCCTTCTCTGTTCAAATCCCCTGCTCCATTGGGGCCCAACACGACGGCGAACATCAGTATTAACATCGCCAGGGGGGTTGGCATGGGCGTGACCCCCCAGAAGCTGAGCTGCGCTTACTGCGGGCGCCACTTCCGCTCACTGGGGCGCCACCTGGACAAGCACCACCCCAACCAGCCCGAGATCCGCGCCGCGCTTATCGAGCGATTTATGCCCCACCTGGCGGCCGCACACGCCGCACACCACGCTCAGTCCGAGCAGCAACCTCGGTCATCATCGGCGGCGTCAGGAGCGGAGCAAAATTCCCACAAGCCACCACAGGGGGGCGCCGCAGCCGCCgcgctctccctgtctcctcaaCGTCCCTCCGCCACCACCGCCCAGTCCCCTTCCTCTGCCGTCGGGAGAAACTCCTCCCCCCTGGTGTTGACTCCGCCCCGAGGACGCAGTGCCGTGGCTGTGTCCGTTCTGAAGAGAAGCCCGCCTCCGGTGGCTGTGACCCCGCCCAGAAAGGCGGGACTGCGCAAAGTGAAGAaggaaaaagaggaggaggaagaggagaacgaCCTGGTGGAAGTGGCAGTGGCGAGGCCCAAAGAAGAGGCAGAGGCGGCTTGTCCCCACGTCTTTCAGCAGACGCCCAAAGAGGTGGAGCGGCTGCCTAAAGAGGATgaaaatgaaggagaggaggaggagagcggaatGATGGAAGACGACAGTGGAGCCGAGGAAAAGGAGAAGGAGTTGTTGAG ttcGGGCCGTCTCCACAtgctgcccctcctctcctccctgtcttcccTGGTTCTCTACCTCCGCAGGCTCCAGcactctgccttcctctccctATCCCGCCAGCTCCAATCCGCCGAGGCCTGGCGCCTCCTGTGCCACTCCTCCCTCGCCCTGCTCATCCTCTACAACCGTCGCCGCGAGTGCGAGGTCTCCAAACTGGTCATAGCCGAATACCGCGCCCGTGTCACCCCCCAGTGCCCCGTGCCGGTGCCCCCCGGTGCCCCGCCCGCCCTCACACCCCTGGAGGCATCGCTTTCGCCCTTTGAGCGTCTCGTGCTTCCGCATTTGCCTCGAGTAGGTGTCCAGGGCAAACGAGGAAGAGTCCAGCCTCTTATCCTGCCACCGCACTGCGAGCCGTGTCTGGAACTCCTCCTCCAGACCAGGCAAGATGTCGGCGTCGATCCCCAGAACCCGTACGTATTCGCCCGGCCGTACCACTCTCCAGCCACCCCCCTCCGGGCACCGACCTCCTCCGGAGTCTGGCCCGCTCCAGCGGCACCCGGAACCCCCGCGCCCTCACCCAGACGCGCGTCCGGCGCCAGGTCGCCATCTTGA